The Salmo trutta chromosome 6, fSalTru1.1, whole genome shotgun sequence genome has a window encoding:
- the LOC115196082 gene encoding SLIT and NTRK-like protein 6 has product MLRILTSPHGSTSLTQASFGLATVFLTLHNGYNGQKMLPCIVFLCSFFTAACFQDIQPSKAFLSESCDSLCTCEEKDGILYLNCEERNISKISQIKVPSALPFHLNLYKNDLVELRAEDLEDLKNAISLHLGANSIQELEPGVFSALGSLKKLHINSNFLVMLKEDTFHGLVNLEFLQADTNFIRVVEPGAFSKLIRLKVLILNDNAIEFLPSNIFRFVPLTHLDLRGNQLQTLPYVGFLEHIGRIMELLLEDNDWMCDCEILHLKIWMENMRAQSVIGEVVCSSPHHLRGTILAKIKRDVLCPSHADINLEEPSKSLDMVVTPSSNVAEIPKLEDAKDDAKIPTPAYVPGSPCVEHCSCHNHPVAGFLMHCQDRGIQRISDIGILEQSPTKLVLTGNMIQRLLKYDFVTYDGLELLNLANNRIDYIDNETFLSLSNLKKLYLNGNRIETLSATMFIGLHNLEYLYLEYNIIKEIVPGAFNPLPNLKLLSLNNNLLTSLPLQIFRNVPLTKLNLRKNLLMHLPVSNVLDQLDSLEQIYLEDNPWDCSCDLVSLKQWVEKLRKDTVVGSILCHTPRKVAKAELRALRNELLCPGLVTYSLPTDEDESVTTTVATDGARSGFFSSITDSVPLSVLILSLLVIFLMVIFCSAGIVVFLVHRRRRRVKKKQAEEQPRESSSPIHLQYSMYGQKTTHHTLAQRTGSTVYDERSHSPIVQICRNPTYCTQHKEYETDLNELDEPKHICRSIMETENTSPLTGSNLKFRAVTSDCPTEFVTLGDASSLYKNILERERVRELQQLGITEYLRKNMSQLQPTVEMQVPGSGHHGELKLMETIMLSRPRKVMMEQTKNEYFELKANLHTEPDYLEVLEHQTAFN; this is encoded by the coding sequence ATACAACGGACAGAAAATGCTACCCTGCATCGTTTTCCTTTGCTCATTTTTCACTGCTGCTTGTTTTCAAGACATCCAGCCCTCGAAGGCATTTCTGAGTGAATCCTGTGACTCATTGTGTACTTGTGAAGAAAAAGATGGCATCCTGTATCTTAACTGTGAGGAGAGAAATATCAGCAAGATCTCCCAAATCAAAGTGCCATCAGCTCTACCTTTCCACCTCAATCTGTACAAAAATGACTTGGTGGAGTTGCGGGCAGAAGACTTGGAAGATTTAAAGAATGCCATTTCACTTCATCTCGGGGCTAATAGCATACAAGAGCTTGAACCTGGCGTCTTTAGTGCACTGGGCTCCTTGAAGAAGCTCCACATCAACAGTAATTTCCTGGTCATGTTGAAGGAAGACACTTTTCACGGCTTGGTAAATTTGGAGTTTCTCCAGGCGGACACAAACTTCATACGTGTGGTCGAGCCGGGGGCATTCAGCAAACTCATCCGCCTCAAAGTTCTGATCCTCAATGACAACGCCATCGAGTTTCTTCCCAGCAATATTTTCCGGTTTGTTCCGCTCACCCACTTGGACCTGCGGGGGAACCAGTTACAGACCCTGCCTTATGTTGGCTTCCTGGAGCACATTGGGCGGATCATGGAGCTTCTTCTGGAGGACAACGACTGGATGTGCGATTGTGAGATCCTTCACCTGAAGATCTGGATGGAGAACATGCGAGCCCAGTCGGTCATTGGGGAGGTGGTCTGCAGCAGCCCCCACCACCTCAGGGGCACCATCCTGGCCAAAATCAAACGGGATGTTCTCTGCCCTTCTCACGCCGATATCAACTTAGAGGAGCCTTCCAAGTCACTGGACATGGTGGTCACTCCGTCTTCCAATGTGGCAGAAATTCCGAAGTTGGAGGACGCCAAGGACGACGCAAAGATTCCGACACCTGCTTATGTTCCAGGGAGTCCTTGTGTGGAGCACTGTTCATGTCACAATCACCCTGTGGCTGGGTTTTTAATGCATTGTCAGGACAGAGGGATTCAACGGATTTCAGATATTGGAATACTTGAGCAAAGCCCCACCAAGCTGGTGCTCACAGGAAATATGATTCAGAGACTGTTGAAATATGACTTTGTCACATATGATGGTTTGGAGTTATTGAATTTAGCCAACAATCGAATCGATTACATTGACAATGAAACTTTTCTCAGCTTAAGCAATTTGAAAAAACTTTATCTCAACGGCAACAGAATTGAAACCCTTTCCGCAACCATGTTCATTGGACTCCACAACCTTGAATACCTATATTTGGAATATAACATTATCAAAGAAATTGTTCCAGGAGCTTTTAATCCTTTGCCAAATCTCAAACTCTTGTCTTTGAATAACAATctgctgactagtctcccattgcAGATATTTCGCAATGTGCCCCTCACCAAACTGAACCTGAGAAAAAATCTGCTCATGCACCTGCCTGTTAGCAACGTGCTGGACCAGCTTGACTCTTTAGAGCAGATTTATTTAGAGGACAACCCCTGGGATTGCAGCTGTGACTTAGTCAGTCTCAAACAGTGGGTTGAGAAGCTGAGGAAGGACACAGTCGTAGGTTCCATTTTGTGTCACACACCGAGAAAAGTGGCGAAGGCTGAGCTGAGAGCCCTCAGAAACGAGTTGCTATGCCCCGGCCTAGTGACCTACTCCTTGCCCACGGACGAGGACGAGAGCGTGACAACCACAGTGGCGACTGACGGCGCTAGGAGTGGTTTCTTCAGCTCCATCACAGACTCAGTTCCACTCTCCGTTCTGATCCTTAGCTTGCTCGTCATCTTCCTCATGGTCATCTTCTGTTCGGCGGGGATCGTGGTTTTCCTCGTGCACAGACGGCGAAGGAGGGTGAAGAAGAAACAGGCAGAGGAGCAGCCGCGGGAAAGCAGCAGCCCCATCCACCTGCAATACAGCATGTACGGCCAGAAAACCACCCACCACACACTGGCGCAGAGAACCGGAAGCACCGTGTACGACGAGCGCTCACACAGCCCCATTGTCCAGATCTGCCGCAACCCCACCTACTGCACTCAGCATAAAGAATATGAGACCGACCTCAATGAACTGGACGAACCAAAGCACATCTGTCGTAGCATCATGGAGACAGAGAATACTTCCCCTCTCACAGGCTCTAATTTGAAGTTCAGAGCTGTGACGTCAGACTGCCCAACTGAGTTCGTAACACTCGGAGATGCGAGCTCCCTCTATAAAAACAtactagagagggagagggttaggGAGCTGCAGCAGCTCGGAATTACTGAATACCTCAGGAAAAACATGTCCCAGCTGCAACCAACGGTAGAGATGCAGGTCCCAGGATCAGGACACCACGGGGAACTGAAATTAATGGAGACTATTATGTTGTCGAGACCGCGGAAGGTCATGATGGAACAAACAAAAAATGAGTACTTTGAACTCAAAGCTAACCTACACACCGAGCCAGATTATTTGGAGGTCCTGGAGCATCAAACTGCATTTAACTGa